Proteins encoded within one genomic window of Hyalangium minutum:
- a CDS encoding chemotaxis protein CheW, with translation MKSHEELSQRLAELKSEFDASFARPAVLAEAHREVLLRLSVGGTVLAVPLNQLKGLHALARVVALPDSPPGLLGVVGLRGQLVAVHSLATCLGLPLDEPPRWLLLGDASQRVGLAAGGFEGQLRVPPGQLRPHAGAAPRPYLSSAVLRPGEPPLPVLDMASLVKDLLDGAQAPRIER, from the coding sequence ATGAAGAGCCACGAGGAACTCTCGCAGCGGCTGGCTGAGCTGAAATCGGAGTTCGACGCCTCCTTCGCGCGTCCCGCCGTCCTCGCGGAGGCCCACCGGGAGGTCCTGCTGCGCCTGAGCGTGGGCGGAACGGTGCTGGCGGTGCCCCTGAACCAACTCAAGGGCCTCCACGCCCTGGCCCGCGTCGTGGCCCTGCCGGACAGCCCTCCCGGGTTGCTGGGGGTGGTGGGCCTGCGCGGGCAGCTCGTGGCGGTGCACTCGCTGGCGACGTGCCTCGGGCTGCCCCTGGACGAGCCTCCGCGCTGGCTGCTGCTGGGAGATGCCTCGCAGCGCGTGGGGCTGGCCGCGGGAGGCTTCGAGGGCCAGCTCCGCGTCCCTCCCGGGCAACTGCGGCCCCACGCGGGCGCCGCGCCCCGGCCCTACTTGAGCTCCGCCGTGCTGCGGCCCGGGGAGCCGCCACTGCCCGTGCTCGATATGGCTTCGTTGGTGAAGGACTTGCTGGACGGAGCCCAAGCTCCGCGAATTGAGAGGTAG
- a CDS encoding CheR family methyltransferase encodes MSEQDVLIDRLAGLVERRLGLVPALETRQELATLLADLAPRRRWDDYLDQLETAGPSDPELRALAERLTVGETYFFRHQVQLEALVERVLPWVQREGRPARVLSAGCSTGEEPYSLAILGRESPRVDAERLFITGMDLNPRAIARARWAHYAPWALRSTPEFLRERWFFSLPDGGFALRPDLRDSVVFEERNLLEDSPFWMPGSFDVILCRNVLIYFSPETARRVIARLEQALTPGGFLFLGPSENLRGLSESFEIQQAGDAFYFQRGRATRATPRPGTLTPVATPAPRATPAPFSMPTPLGGSLPRPKDTAATPEGTARAWRLFEEERYADARSWLEGLPESEREQPVMQLLRAALHLQAGRFQEAERLSEVLVERGVQGAGANYLLGLCREQAGDGPSARARYERAVHLEPTFALGHLRLGMLARRDGTPLTARVALRLALTLLAHEQPVHLALFGGGFGRHGLMQVCQRELLACSEGP; translated from the coding sequence ATGAGCGAGCAGGACGTGCTCATCGACCGGCTCGCCGGGCTCGTGGAGCGGCGCCTCGGACTGGTGCCCGCCCTCGAGACGCGGCAGGAGCTGGCCACACTCCTGGCCGACCTGGCCCCCCGCCGCCGCTGGGACGACTACCTCGACCAGCTGGAGACGGCCGGGCCCAGCGATCCCGAGCTGCGCGCCCTGGCCGAGCGCCTCACCGTGGGCGAGACGTACTTCTTCCGTCACCAAGTCCAGCTCGAGGCCCTGGTGGAGCGGGTCCTCCCGTGGGTGCAGCGCGAGGGCCGCCCTGCCCGCGTGCTCTCCGCCGGGTGCTCCACTGGAGAGGAGCCGTACTCGCTGGCCATCCTCGGGCGCGAGAGCCCCCGCGTGGACGCCGAGCGCCTCTTCATCACCGGCATGGATCTCAACCCGCGCGCCATCGCCCGCGCGCGCTGGGCCCACTACGCGCCCTGGGCCCTGCGCTCCACCCCCGAGTTCCTGCGCGAGCGGTGGTTCTTCTCGCTGCCGGACGGCGGGTTCGCCCTGCGGCCAGACCTGCGCGACTCCGTCGTCTTCGAGGAGCGCAACCTGCTGGAGGACTCTCCCTTCTGGATGCCGGGCTCCTTCGACGTCATCCTCTGCCGCAACGTCCTCATCTACTTCTCGCCCGAGACGGCCCGGCGGGTCATCGCCCGGCTGGAGCAGGCGCTCACGCCCGGTGGGTTCCTGTTCCTGGGCCCCTCCGAGAACCTGCGGGGACTTTCGGAGTCCTTCGAGATACAGCAGGCGGGCGATGCCTTCTACTTCCAGCGCGGCCGCGCTACGCGAGCCACCCCTCGCCCCGGTACCCTGACGCCCGTGGCCACTCCCGCGCCTCGCGCCACGCCCGCTCCCTTCTCCATGCCCACGCCGCTGGGGGGCTCCCTCCCCCGGCCGAAGGACACCGCGGCCACGCCAGAGGGCACGGCCCGCGCCTGGCGCCTCTTCGAGGAGGAGCGCTATGCCGACGCCCGCTCCTGGCTGGAGGGGCTGCCCGAGTCCGAGCGGGAGCAGCCGGTGATGCAGTTGCTGCGCGCCGCGCTCCACCTGCAGGCCGGCCGCTTCCAGGAGGCGGAGCGGCTGAGCGAGGTGCTCGTCGAGCGTGGGGTGCAGGGCGCCGGGGCGAACTACCTGCTGGGCCTGTGCCGCGAGCAGGCCGGAGACGGGCCCAGCGCGCGGGCCCGCTATGAGCGCGCCGTCCACCTGGAGCCCACCTTTGCCCTCGGCCACCTGCGCCTGGGCATGCTCGCGCGGAGGGACGGAACGCCCCTCACCGCCCGCGTGGCGCTGCGGCTGGCGCTCACCCTGCTCGCCCACGAGCAGCCCGTTCACCTCGCGCTGTTCGGCGGGGGGTTCGGCCGCCACGGGTTGATGCAGGTCTGCCAGCGAGAGCTGCTCGCGTGCTCGGAGGGCCCATGA
- a CDS encoding chemotaxis protein CheW: MPGEVAGRFLMVRAHGWRCALPMGEVIETLRPLPVSPVAGVPSFVRGVSVVRGEPTPVLSLAALMGGAASTEPRRFVLLRVSARQVALEVDEVLGLRELNASELGAVPPLLQGAASGHLEVLGTLDGQLLGALSAARLLPADAWSRLASSGGAA; this comes from the coding sequence CCGGGTGAAGTCGCGGGACGTTTTCTCATGGTCCGTGCGCACGGCTGGAGGTGCGCGCTGCCGATGGGCGAGGTCATCGAGACCTTGCGCCCGCTGCCCGTGTCCCCTGTCGCCGGAGTGCCCTCCTTCGTGCGCGGCGTGTCCGTGGTGCGCGGCGAGCCCACGCCGGTGCTCAGCCTCGCGGCGCTGATGGGCGGCGCGGCCTCGACCGAGCCCCGGCGCTTCGTCCTGCTCCGCGTCTCCGCGCGCCAGGTGGCCCTGGAGGTGGATGAGGTGCTCGGACTGCGCGAGCTCAACGCCTCGGAGCTGGGGGCCGTTCCCCCGCTGCTGCAAGGCGCCGCGTCCGGCCACCTCGAGGTGCTGGGCACGCTGGATGGCCAGTTGCTCGGAGCGCTGAGCGCGGCCCGCCTGCTGCCGGCGGATGCGTGGTCCCGGCTGGCCTCCTCCGGAGGTGCGGCATGA